CACCGGAGCCAGCATGAGGACCAAGGAGAATGCCGTGTCGGCGCTGCTTAATCTCGTTCGATGCGGCGGAGAAGCGGTGGCCGGTGACGTCAGGGACGCGGTGGCTTTCGGTGCCTTGGACGGCGTCGCGGATGTCAAGGATAACGGTAGCACGAAGGGGAAGAGCAAAGCCAGTGATTTGTTTAAGGTGATGCTCGGAGATAGTCATGGAAGCAATGACAATGGCAATGGCAATGTCGTTTTGAATAGTGGTTCGTCGTTTGGTTCATTGTTCAATCAAGAAATTGAATGAGTTTGCTCATTTTTGTGTTGTGATTTCACAATTCTTTTTGTTCTCTGCTGAACTGAGTCTTAGGCATAGTGTATGTACAAAATTAGGTGAtgattttgtttctattttgttgttgtttttgatgTTGTGATTCTATTGATTATAATGTTATGATATGAGCAATATCATGATGTGTTGTACATTCTAACAGAAAGGAAGGGTTAATAATAGTAACTTTCAGGTTATTCTTCTGCTGTGGAGTACTTTGTGATTTTTCATTTGTTTGATTTGAAATTAAGATTTGTCATTGATAAACTTGCAGCCTCTGGGTGTGTTTGCAAGTTGGGTTTTGGTCCTTTTGGAGTAGAGAAGGAAATGAGGAGATTTATGAGAAGCCCTCATCTTGTTCATTAAGGGGGTAAGGGTTTGGGGAATTTATGGAAACTCTCCAATACCCCTCAAAGACCCTCTTATAGTTATTCTGTGGAGTTCCCCAACTTGGGGGTTTTGTGGAAAGGGCTTACCCTCTTCCCCTCCCTTCCCTTTAAAACTCAGAAACAATGGCTAAAGAAATAGTGAATAGTTATGTAGTTAGTTAGTACTTGAAACCAATGTACATTCTTTCTCTTGATTGGAAGGTTTTCTTAGTTTCAGTGTTGTGTATTTCTGTATCAATAGATTGTTGAATGTTTTTGAGTGACATCTTCTTTGGAGTGAAATTGAAGTTGATACCAGTTGAGGTATTAACTGTAACTTCTTAAGTTTATGGAACTGCAGCTGCAAAAGACAATGCCTTGCAGCAATGTCCCTTTTGTGAAAACTTGAAAGTTCTTGATGGGATCAACAAGGGAAAGAGGAGTAGGAAAGCTGTTAATTGCTTACTCAAAACTCAAGCCTGCTCTTTTCCACTTACTTGTTGTGGAGGGTCTAAATTAAGAAACGAAATTATGACTTAAAAATCAATGGTTGGTGATAGATTGTGACTTTAGGGGAATTTTTCCTTGTAATGTCAGAAGTTCAATGTTAATCAACATGTTGGGGCATGTGCATAAGCATATGAGATTGCGACAACATTAAATGGTGGTCTTTGCTACATTGCTGGCTTTGATTGTATTATGagtcaaagacaaaaaaaaaaggataacaAAGAGACatgattttattaaaatattatatctATTTTTGGTCCATAAGATTTAAGGAGGTTCAAGTTCCATCTATGGAATCGATGGATTAACTTTGAATAAAAAATCTAGAAATCACAAGGTGCTAGCTACAAATAAATACAGAAGCCTGTAAACACCACATACCATTACAAATTAAAGTTATTATATAACTTAAAAACTTAGATGTAATTCCTTAAACATGATAGCTCAGTATCTTCTACTTAGTTAGCAATGCCAAAACCCAAATCACATGAAACAGATCAAATACCAATAACCAAATAACTTTGACAATATTAATTATTGTGCCTACAATCACGAAAATTATTGACCAAGAACAACTTCATAATTAGGAGCAAAGCTCACGAGCAATGCCAAGCCTTGAGTTGGGCACGTCGTAGAGCACACGATGGTTTTGTTGTTGCATGTTGGCAATCACGTTCAGCACAGAGTTCACATTATTTGGTGTCACTGCCATGGCCAAGCATGTGATGCTTCCGGCGGTGCTGTGTATGACGATGTTGTCTGTTGGAAGTGTAACATTCATGCCGGAGAACATGAATGTTATTGGGGGTACAACTATTGACCCAGTGTAGCATGTGTCAAACCCTCCTAGGGTTGTCACGGGGACTCTCCGACCAACTCGTCGTCGAAACTCATTTCGGACGGCTGTGTAAGCTGGTTCAACCAATCGGGTGAATACGGTACCTAGTATTAATCAACAAGGAAACCCAATGTGtgaaaaaaaacattataaatTATTTGTGGTAACTTTATAATGATATGTTGTCATTGTTGTTTGCTTCAATTTTGCAAGTTTCCTATAGACATGGTGAGATTAAAATGTGAACTTTTTTCACTTTTCTTCTAGAAAATAGATTAGAAAGTGTCAACCCTCATTTTGATCCtctttttaaatttgaaatgaagCTCATGATTTTAATAGATTCACATGAATTTTAACTGATTAATGAGAGTGTTAATATGTGTGTGACTACTAATTTTCGAGTGTGTTAGGACATTACCAGAATCAAAAATTGTGCCTGCGCCGGTTGCTGGGTTGAACGCCAGTGCTGCCGGTGGGATATCAACGATTTTCCGGCCAACCTTGATAGCAACCAAGTTAACATAGTAGAGTGATGACCTCCGAGGATTTTTGAGAAGGGGAGTAAACTTGAGCCTAGTGGGCTGGGCCAGCCCAAGTCTCAGTGATCCAGTGAAGTTGAGTGCTTTGAAGCTGGGCAAACAGTAAGAAAATGTAGATTTGTAGAGGTTTTGGGTTTGGGCCAGAAGTGACAACGGGCCTCGGCCCAGGCCCAAGAGCCCCTGCTGTGGAACTGAACTCCCTGTTGCCTTTTGAATGCAGCCAAAGGTGTAGCCTGGGACTCGGTCAGCTGCTAGGGTCAGTGTGTCACGGACCAAGTTAGCTGCCACGGTGGAGCTGCCGTATGTCAGGTTGAAACTGCACGCGCTTCCACTGCAAGTGGGGTTGGGTACCTGCAAAATTTTCACAAGGTTAGAATAACATTGAAGAATTGAGAACCGTTTAGGTAATTATAGTCACGGTCCTCACGGAACAAGATGAGGCTTTTGGGTCATGTCATGGTCATATTTAACTCCACGCGCTATTTATTGGGCGTGGGTCCTTTCACGTTCCAATGGATAATTGAATCAGTCATAAACCTTGTGTGGTGACAAGTTGAAGGAGATGGGGCCTGGGTTAGTGTACTTCAATAGTATGTTTGGAACTTTGGATGATACTTTTTTCTTTAGAATTAATTGTGAACTCAAAGGTCAAAATATACTcatataagatttttttttaaattaagaacTAATGATTTTGGATGAAGTTAATTAATATACTAATGCAGACCGAGTGTATGGGTAAAATTTTCGAGTTTAATCTCCGTACAATACACTCAGCAGAGGATGAAGAGTATAAAAAAAGTGCTATACTTATACATTGTAAAGATAAGTTACTTTTTCTGGTACATAAAATAAAAGTTACTTATGCAAAGAATTTGACTGATATTCTATTATCAGACATGATTTATACTATTTTTAACAACCACAAATATAACTAATTGTGCAACTAAATAGTTTTTAAGCAAGaatcactatcactatcatcattGAATCTAGCTAGATCCAAACATTCCAGTACCAATAAAAATGAGGCAATGAATGGATCAGGATCTCTCTAATGTCTCATGTG
This portion of the Lotus japonicus ecotype B-129 chromosome 3, LjGifu_v1.2 genome encodes:
- the LOC130745411 gene encoding aspartyl protease AED3-like produces the protein MKIPLVFTPFLLLFSLAQGLNSPKCDSHDDGSTLKVFHVFSQCSPFRPAKAMSWEESVLQLQAKDQARMQYLSSLVARRSVLPVASGRQITQSPTYIVRAKIGTPPQTLLLAMDTNNDAAWVPCTGCVGCSSPTPFSPAKSTTFRNLTCGSPQCNQVPNPTCSGSACSFNLTYGSSTVAANLVRDTLTLAADRVPGYTFGCIQKATGSSVPQQGLLGLGRGPLSLLAQTQNLYKSTFSYCLPSFKALNFTGSLRLGLAQPTRLKFTPLLKNPRRSSLYYVNLVAIKVGRKIVDIPPAALAFNPATGAGTIFDSGTVFTRLVEPAYTAVRNEFRRRVGRRVPVTTLGGFDTCYTGSIVVPPITFMFSGMNVTLPTDNIVIHSTAGSITCLAMAVTPNNVNSVLNVIANMQQQNHRVLYDVPNSRLGIARELCS